One genomic region from Nocardia vinacea encodes:
- a CDS encoding TauD/TfdA family dioxygenase gives MTVTVNTLDPFGVEFHGVAGRDLVGRAAADDCRAALDEYGVVIYRELHIADDDLVAFTRLLGEPVAARTGEHRLAEIETITLDPAKTGAMLASYRKGNFHWHIDGATLEVPQRATLLAAREVDDTGGDTDFADTFLAYQALPAEEKAELDGLRVQHSFTAAQLLANPDPTDAERAAWVRVPTRIHPLVWTRRSGRKSLLIGATADHIVGRPIEDGRAMLNRLLEWATRPEFTYRHRWRRGDLVVWDNTGMLHRAVAFEPTSRRLMHRTTVVGVEAVA, from the coding sequence ATGACGGTCACCGTCAATACCCTGGACCCGTTCGGCGTGGAATTCCACGGCGTCGCGGGTCGTGATCTGGTCGGCCGCGCGGCCGCCGACGACTGCCGGGCGGCCCTGGACGAATACGGGGTGGTGATCTACCGCGAACTACACATCGCCGACGACGATCTGGTCGCGTTCACCCGTCTCCTGGGCGAGCCGGTAGCCGCGCGCACCGGCGAGCATCGACTCGCCGAGATCGAGACGATCACTCTCGACCCGGCGAAAACCGGTGCCATGCTGGCCTCCTATCGCAAGGGCAATTTTCACTGGCACATCGACGGCGCCACCCTCGAGGTCCCGCAGCGGGCTACTCTGCTCGCCGCGCGGGAGGTCGACGACACCGGCGGCGACACCGACTTCGCCGATACCTTCCTCGCCTACCAGGCGCTGCCCGCCGAGGAGAAGGCGGAGCTGGACGGTCTACGGGTGCAGCACAGCTTCACCGCCGCGCAACTGCTCGCGAATCCCGATCCCACCGATGCCGAGCGGGCCGCGTGGGTGCGGGTCCCCACCCGGATTCACCCGTTGGTGTGGACCCGGCGTAGCGGTCGCAAGTCGCTGTTGATTGGCGCGACCGCCGACCATATCGTCGGCCGCCCGATCGAAGACGGGCGTGCGATGCTGAACCGGCTGCTGGAGTGGGCGACTCGGCCGGAGTTCACCTACCGGCATCGGTGGCGTCGCGGTGACCTGGTCGTCTGGGACAACACCGGAATGTTGCACCGTGCCGTCGCCTTCGAGCCGACCTCGCGGCGGCTCATGCACCGCACAACTGTGGTCGGTGTCGAGGCGGTCGCCTGA
- a CDS encoding zinc-binding dehydrogenase has product MGLQRGVGSRGSQARTQIVRAAGALMREQGYAAVTFRSTATESGVTPGLVQYYFPSLDELFIAVLTRWTDRAVARLARAAETDRPLRAVWAYANDPTGTKLLLEFMALANHRKAIGPVIGEGGERVRQTLRATLDHAVRRYHVAGHDIPPAAAAFLMSAIPRMLHLEEMFGTHTGHAETVELIENLLDELEPRATTMKAIRQNSFGGPEVLETVDLPRPVPRTGEVLLRMAATAINPVDWKLRTGAVTHLGPPPFTLGFDISGTVIEAGPGVIEFEPGDEVFGMIFGRTGTYCEYVVARADSLATKPPRLDHPHAAALPTAGLTAWQALELAQLRGGERILVHAAAGGVGHLAVQLAALRGAQVLGTARAVNHDFLYSLGAHTLIDYTTTDFTTAIDPVDVVLDLVGGGYGTRSLNVLRPGGRYLTAQDSDAADDPRCRRVTGRPSATDLAMIAELADDGRLRVHIDRIMSLTDVRAAHHLAESGRTRGKLVLTPWS; this is encoded by the coding sequence ATGGGGTTGCAGCGGGGCGTCGGCTCGCGGGGGTCGCAGGCCCGCACGCAGATCGTGCGGGCGGCAGGCGCACTCATGCGTGAGCAGGGGTACGCGGCGGTCACCTTCCGCAGTACGGCGACCGAGTCCGGCGTGACGCCGGGGTTGGTCCAGTACTACTTTCCATCACTCGACGAGTTGTTCATCGCGGTGCTGACAAGGTGGACCGACCGGGCCGTGGCGCGTCTGGCCCGGGCCGCCGAAACCGACCGGCCGTTGCGCGCGGTGTGGGCATACGCCAATGACCCGACCGGAACGAAGCTGCTGCTGGAGTTCATGGCGCTGGCCAACCACCGCAAGGCCATCGGACCGGTGATCGGTGAGGGCGGCGAGCGGGTGCGGCAAACTCTGCGCGCGACGCTCGATCACGCTGTGCGCCGATATCACGTTGCGGGCCACGATATTCCGCCCGCCGCGGCCGCCTTCCTGATGTCGGCCATACCCCGGATGCTGCATCTCGAGGAAATGTTCGGCACCCATACCGGCCACGCCGAAACGGTCGAGCTGATCGAGAACCTGCTCGACGAGCTCGAACCGCGCGCCACGACCATGAAGGCCATCCGCCAGAACAGTTTCGGTGGTCCCGAGGTGCTGGAGACCGTCGATCTGCCGCGGCCGGTGCCACGCACCGGCGAGGTGCTGCTGCGCATGGCGGCGACCGCGATCAACCCCGTGGACTGGAAACTGCGGACCGGCGCCGTGACACACCTCGGGCCGCCGCCGTTCACCCTCGGGTTCGATATCAGCGGCACCGTGATCGAAGCAGGTCCGGGAGTCATCGAATTCGAGCCGGGTGATGAGGTTTTCGGCATGATCTTCGGCCGCACAGGGACCTATTGCGAGTATGTGGTGGCCCGGGCCGATTCCCTCGCGACCAAGCCACCCCGTCTGGATCACCCGCACGCGGCAGCTTTGCCGACCGCCGGACTGACCGCGTGGCAGGCGCTGGAACTGGCGCAACTGCGCGGTGGGGAACGGATTCTGGTCCACGCCGCGGCCGGTGGGGTCGGTCACCTCGCCGTGCAGCTCGCGGCGCTGCGCGGCGCGCAGGTGCTCGGCACCGCCCGTGCCGTCAACCATGATTTCCTGTACTCACTCGGCGCACACACGCTGATCGACTACACGACAACCGATTTCACCACCGCCATCGATCCGGTCGACGTCGTGCTCGACCTCGTCGGTGGCGGCTACGGCACCCGCTCGCTGAACGTGCTGCGCCCCGGCGGCCGCTACCTCACCGCCCAGGACTCCGACGCGGCCGACGACCCGCGCTGCCGCCGCGTGACCGGACGGCCGTCCGCCACCGACCTGGCGATGATCGCCGAGCTGGCCGATGACGGCCGACTGCGCGTGCACATCGACCGGATCATGTCGCTCACCGATGTCCGCGCCGCCCACCACCTCGCCGAATCCGGCCGCACCCGAGGCAAACTGGTCCTTACGCCCTGGTCCTGA
- a CDS encoding class I SAM-dependent methyltransferase has product MARSFNAPIGNAEQMRQAGARATGIDGSEALLTTARSHYPEIDFHQHDLTLGLPDPAHRYDRIVAHMVLMDVPVLDRLLTDVAAALRDGAHR; this is encoded by the coding sequence ATGGCGAGATCGTTCAATGCGCCGATCGGGAACGCCGAACAGATGCGACAGGCCGGAGCTCGCGCCACGGGCATCGACGGCAGCGAGGCTCTGTTGACCACTGCGCGATCGCACTACCCCGAAATCGACTTCCATCAACACGATCTCACGCTCGGCCTGCCCGACCCGGCCCACCGATACGACAGGATCGTCGCGCACATGGTTCTCATGGACGTGCCCGTTCTGGACCGCCTGCTCACCGATGTCGCGGCCGCGTTGCGCGACGGAGCTCACCGATGA
- a CDS encoding MFS transporter — protein sequence MNDLAIGLHVAPATAGLLLTAYAIAAGAATLPAVWASRQLDRRRALTVSLVLLALSQVAFGLAPNFTAAALAHGVAAVTHGLVWSQVPW from the coding sequence TTGAACGATCTCGCCATCGGTTTGCACGTCGCCCCCGCCACGGCCGGTCTCCTGCTCACCGCGTACGCGATCGCGGCCGGGGCGGCGACGCTACCCGCGGTGTGGGCCTCCCGGCAGCTGGACCGGCGCCGCGCCCTCACGGTATCCCTTGTGCTACTGGCCCTCTCGCAGGTCGCATTTGGTCTGGCTCCGAACTTCACGGCGGCGGCACTGGCACACGGCGTGGCGGCGGTCACACACGGCCTGGTGTGGTCGCAGGTCCCATGGTAG
- a CDS encoding alpha/beta hydrolase, giving the protein MTELIALENGHIACDVIGEGPLVVLSHGMGTLRQDYRDVAPRLAGAGYRVVNTDMRGHGESSMNWPSVVGGPAISRTDVANDLLDVIRHFGGPAVIVGHSLSGGAATIAAATAPELVSGIVEINPFTLRQSLNASALVTVGRYRRGMVRIATTMSLHSYRAWRSYLNVAYPIKPDDFEQYLEQVFTSLHQPGRMAEFMKTGATTPADAHDQLANVQCPALIIMGAAEPDFVDPRAEGEAIVATMPAGLGRVVMVEHGGHYPHSQFGAQVADLIVPFLAEHARHVQPRQVG; this is encoded by the coding sequence ATGACCGAGTTGATAGCACTAGAAAATGGGCACATCGCGTGCGACGTAATCGGCGAAGGACCGCTGGTGGTGTTGTCGCACGGTATGGGCACGCTGCGCCAGGACTATCGCGATGTCGCGCCGCGACTGGCGGGCGCTGGATATCGCGTGGTGAACACCGATATGCGCGGGCACGGCGAGTCCAGCATGAACTGGCCCTCGGTGGTCGGGGGACCGGCCATCAGCCGCACCGACGTCGCCAATGACCTGCTCGATGTCATCCGGCATTTCGGTGGCCCCGCAGTGATCGTCGGACACTCGCTGTCCGGTGGGGCTGCCACGATCGCCGCGGCCACGGCACCGGAGTTGGTGTCGGGGATCGTTGAAATCAACCCATTTACGTTGCGGCAGAGCCTGAACGCGAGCGCGTTGGTCACGGTTGGCCGCTACCGCCGTGGCATGGTGCGGATAGCCACAACGATGTCACTGCACAGCTACCGCGCGTGGCGCAGCTACCTGAACGTGGCATACCCGATCAAGCCCGACGACTTCGAGCAGTACCTGGAGCAGGTGTTCACCTCGTTGCATCAGCCCGGCCGGATGGCCGAATTCATGAAGACAGGGGCGACCACACCGGCCGACGCACACGATCAACTGGCCAACGTCCAGTGCCCGGCGCTGATCATTATGGGCGCAGCAGAACCTGACTTCGTCGATCCTCGCGCCGAAGGGGAGGCCATCGTGGCGACGATGCCTGCTGGGCTCGGGCGCGTCGTGATGGTGGAGCACGGCGGCCACTACCCGCACTCCCAGTTCGGCGCCCAGGTCGCCGACTTGATCGTGCCGTTCCTCGCGGAACACGCTCGGCATGTTCAGCCACGGCAGGTTGGCTGA
- a CDS encoding GlxA family transcriptional regulator — protein MSTPPTSPARTVVFVLYDDFQLIELAGPIDVLAMVNNVLNKPFYRLVTVSPQGRPVRAAGGIQVTADDSLHALADRDDPIDTMIVVGGFGAFAPATSAEVPRALPKIARRARRVTSVCAGALLLAAAGLLDGYRATTHWGSCDLLAQRYPRVTVEPDRIYVHDRNRWTSAGGTAGIDLALALVEEDCGAEVAQLIARFFVVFTRRPGGQAQFSAQLRAQPARTPAIRAIQQWLPDNLHHDLGVSMLARRAGMSDRTFARTFRTETGCTPAAFVEHLRVEAARRLLETSDLTIDAIARAVGYRHGETLHRVISRHLATTPNTYRQHFAVTAQH, from the coding sequence GTGAGTACACCGCCCACCTCACCAGCACGGACCGTCGTCTTCGTGCTCTACGACGACTTCCAGTTGATCGAGTTGGCCGGGCCGATCGATGTGTTGGCCATGGTCAACAATGTTCTCAACAAACCCTTCTATCGGCTGGTGACAGTGTCGCCACAGGGGCGTCCAGTCCGCGCCGCAGGCGGCATCCAGGTAACGGCCGACGACTCGCTGCATGCGCTCGCCGACCGGGACGATCCGATCGACACGATGATCGTGGTCGGAGGATTCGGCGCGTTTGCCCCGGCTACCTCGGCGGAAGTCCCTCGCGCGCTGCCTAAAATTGCTCGGCGCGCGCGTAGGGTGACCTCGGTCTGCGCCGGCGCCCTGCTCCTGGCTGCGGCAGGCCTACTCGACGGATATCGCGCCACGACCCACTGGGGCTCGTGCGACCTACTGGCCCAACGGTATCCGCGCGTGACTGTCGAGCCCGACCGGATCTACGTCCACGACCGCAACCGATGGACCTCGGCAGGCGGCACGGCAGGCATCGACCTCGCCCTGGCGCTGGTCGAAGAAGACTGCGGGGCCGAGGTCGCCCAGCTCATAGCGCGCTTCTTCGTCGTATTCACCAGACGCCCTGGCGGGCAAGCACAATTCAGCGCCCAGTTGCGCGCCCAGCCCGCACGCACCCCAGCTATTCGCGCCATCCAACAATGGCTGCCCGATAACCTTCACCACGACCTCGGCGTCTCGATGCTCGCGCGACGCGCAGGCATGAGCGACCGCACCTTTGCCCGCACTTTCCGAACCGAAACCGGCTGCACACCAGCGGCTTTCGTGGAGCACCTGCGAGTCGAGGCGGCACGCAGGCTGCTGGAGACCTCCGACCTGACCATCGACGCCATCGCTCGCGCCGTCGGCTACAGGCACGGCGAGACACTCCACCGAGTCATCTCCCGGCACCTCGCCACCACCCCCAACACCTACCGACAACACTTCGCCGTCACCGCCCAACATTGA